In Lemur catta isolate mLemCat1 chromosome 1, mLemCat1.pri, whole genome shotgun sequence, one DNA window encodes the following:
- the MEF2B gene encoding myocyte-specific enhancer factor 2B, with translation MGRKKIQISRILDQRNRQVTFTKRKFGLMKKAYELSVLCDCEIALIIFNSANRLFQYASTDMDRVLLKYTEYSEPHESRTNTDILETLKRRGVGLDGPELEPDEGPEGPGEKLRRLAGEGGDPALPRPRLYPATPAMPSPDMVYGALPPPGCDPSGLGEALPAQSHPSPFRPAAPKAGPPGLAHPLFSPNHLTSKTPPPLYLAADGRRPDLPGGLAGARGGLNSSRSLYGSLQSPCSSAAPGTPLGSFPFLSAGPPEYGLGDPPPPPGLLQSPTLAPWQSSRGDGPHAISVPPSGGRSLGEEGPPTRGASPPTPAVSVKSERLSPAPGGPGDFPKTFPYPLLLARSLAEPLRPGPALRRLPLADGWPR, from the exons atggggaggaaaaaaatccagatCTCACGCATTCTGGACCAAAGGAACCGGCAG GTGACATTCACCAAGCGCAAGTTTGGGCTGATGAAGAAGGCCTATGAGCTGAGTGTGCTCTGTGACTGTGAGATCGCCCTCATCATCTTCAACAGTGCCAACCGCCTGTTCCAGTATGCCAGCACGGACATGGACCGCGTGCTCCTAAAGTACACAGAATACAGCGAGCCCCATGAGAGCCGCACCAACACCGACATCCTCGAG ACACTGAAGCGGAGGGGTGTGGGCCTTGATGGGCCAGAGCTGGAGCCAGACGAGGGGCCTGAGGGGCCGGGAGAGAAGCTGCGGAGGCTGGCAGGCGAAGGGGGTGACCCAGCCTTACCCCGGCCCCGGCTCTAT CCAGCAACCCCTGCTATGCCCAGCCCAGACATGGTGTACGGGGCACTGCCCCCCCCAGGCTGTGACCCCAGTGGGCTTGGGGAGGCCCTGCCTGCCCAGAGCCACCCATCTCCCTTCCGACCAGCAGCCCCGAAAGCTGGACCCCCAG gcctggcacaCCCTCTCTTCTCACCAAACCACCTCACCAGCAAGACACCGCCCCCCCTGTACCTGGCGGCAGATGGGCGGAGGCCAGACCTGCCTGGTGGCCTGGCTGGGGCCCGAGGGGGACTGAACTCCTCG AGAAGCCTCTACGGTAGCCTGCAGAGCCCGTGCTCCTCTGCGGCCCCGGGAACCCCGCTGGGGagcttccccttcctctctgcagGCCCCCCAG aATACGGCTTGGGAGACCCTCCGCCGCCCCCTGGCTTGCTGCAGTCCCCCACGCTGGCCCCGTGGCAGTCCTCCAGGGGAGATGGTCCCCATGCCATCTCCGTCCCGCCCAG CGGGGGCCGTAGTCTGGGCGAGGAGGGCCCCCCTACCCGCGGCGCCTCCCCGCCGACCCCGGCAGTCAGCGTCAAGTCCGAGCGCCTCTCACCAGCCCCCGGGGGCCCCGGCGACTTTCCCAAGACCTTCCCCTACCCCCTGCTCCTCGCCCGGTCTCTGGCAGAGCCCCTGAGGCCCGGGCCCGCCCTGCGCCGGCTGCCCTTGGCCGATGGCTGGCCCCGGTAG